The following is a genomic window from Candidatus Cloacimonadota bacterium.
AAATAGATTTTTTAACTAAATGCAGAGCATTCAAAAAAGATGGAGATAAACTCATTAAAGGTGAAAAAATTGCAGAAATTTCAGGAAAATCTTCCTCCCTCTTAAAAGCTGAAAGAGTTGCTCTGAATTTTTTACAACGATTGAGTGGAATTGCTACTTTAACTGCCAGGTTTGTGGAAAAAGTGTCATTCTTTAATACAAAAATATTGGATACCCGTAAAACAACACCTTTGTTAAGAGAACTGGAAAAATATGCAGTTCGATGCGGAGGAGGTTTCAATCATCGATTTGGACTTTATGATATGATCATGCTCAAGGAAAACCATATTCGGACAGCCGGCTCAATCTCCAAAGCTGTAGAATCGATAAAAAAACACAACACTTCCTATAAAATCGAGGTTGAAGTTACAAATCTAAAAGAACTGGAAGAAGCGGTTAACTGCAAAATTGATCGTATAATGCTGGATAATATGCCATTGGATGAAATGAAGGAAGCAGTAAAAAAATATTCTAACCAAATCGAATTTGAAGCTTCCGGAAATGTAACTCTGGAAACGATCGAAGATATAGCTGCTACAGGTGTTCATTTCATTTCAAGTGGAGCTTTGACACATTCATATAAATCGTTAGACATTAGTTTGCTTTTTGAGGAGAAAAAATGATAAAAGAGCTGGAATTATTGATTCAGATGCAACAAAAAGATGATATTATTGGTGAAAGAAGAAACGAAGCAGAAGCCCTTCCCCTGGAATTGAACAGCTTGAAACAAGGACTCAAAACTGCCGAAGTTAATTTATCTAATGTTAAGAATGAACTTGAAAATAATCTGAAAGATCAAAAATTAAAAGACCTGGAGATAAAAAATAATAAAGAAAAAATCGGCAAATATCAAAATCAACTTTTAACTATCAAAACTAATAAAGAATATAAAGCTCTGAACAGCGAGGTCAGTCATCTGGAGAAGAAAAACTCAAGCATTGACGATGAACTCATAGCTTTGATGGAATCGGAATCGCAACTTAGAGAAGAACTGAAAAAATTTGAAGATGAATATAAAAAAGCAGAAAATGAATTAAAAGCAAATGAAGACAGGATCGAAAAAAAAATCGAAATAGTCAGAAATGATATCGATCAATTAAAAAATGAGCGAAATTCTTATGCAAAACAGATAAAGGACACAAATTTAGTTAAACGATATGTTGCTTTGATCAAAAATAAATCGAGAAAAGCGGTTGTGTTTAATGATAAAAATGCCTGTAGTGGTTGTGGTTTTAAGGTTAGACCGCAACAGGTCATCGAGATCAACGAAGGGAACAAGATCATCAGTTGTGAGAGTTGTGGAAGGATATTGGTTCCCAAACCGATGAAAGAATAGTTCTTTAGAAATAATTGTCAGAGAAGATAAAATGTCTGCCTGACCACTAAATTTCATTGAAGAAGTTCTTTATGAATTTAGTGGTCAGGAGGAAAGTCCGAACACCAGAGGGCAGGATACTTCTTAACGGGAAGTCCCGGTAACGGGAAGCCAGCTCCACAGAAATAAACTACCTGACCACTCATTTTAAAATTTTATTTAGAATTTTCAAATGAGTGGTCGGGAAAAGGTGAAATGGTAGTGTAAGAGACTACCGGTTTTCGGTGTGAATCGAGAAGACAGGAAAGCCTTATCCGGTGCAATGCCAAATAGGAGAACAGGTTTGCCCGACCGAATTGTTCTCGGGTAGGCAGCTAAAACCGGTTCGCATTTGTCGAATCTCATTCGAGAATAGTAATATCCGGTTTAGAGAAATAGACATTAGATCGTTTTTTAGACGATTTACAGAATTCGGCTTAATACCTTCTCTGACATTTTTTGATTTTCGATTGATAATGGAAAATCTTGCGAATGGGTGAGGAATTAGACCTTCCCAATGGTTTGAAATCTGTAAGGATAATTGTTTAATAATCGTTAATTGTTAACTGGTATAGTTTACTTTTTACTCATTCCCAAATTCCATTTGGGAATGTAATTTAAAAAAGTTTTTTACTCAAGTTTCGCAGTAAAACAGTAAACCGTTAAAACGGTTATGTTGTCATATTCTGTAGTATTGTACACCCTGATAAATCAGGGTGTTGATCTGAAAAAAGGAAATCAATTTCGATGAAAGTTAATCAGAGTAACACCACAATTCATTGTGGTGATGAGAAATTAAAAAAAATTATCCTTAACCATTTTAATAGTTTATATGAACTTTTCAGATTCAATTTAATTGAAAACTGTAAATCCGCATAACTTTCTTATGTATAATAAGTTGAACAAGATTTATTAATTATGTAAAGATTCATTTATTCAGATTTGATGTAGTTTTAATAACTGCGAAACTTGAGGTTTTTTAAAAAATAAAGAAACGATTCTAATATGAGCGTTTGGCTCTTATGTTCCAACGCAGGATCATTGGAACAAAAAAAAGGTAATCCTATTTAAGGAAAATATAATGCAGAAAAGATGGAGAGTTTCAGAGCCATTAACTCTTGAGCAGCAGGAACAAAAAGTTAATATTTCAAAAGAGATCAAATGCCCGGAAATGGTAGCTGAAATGCTTATCAGAAAAGGCATTGTTGATCTACCGGCAATTGATGATTTTTTTCATCCCAACCTGGAAAATATTCACGATCCATTCTTATTTCCTCAAATGGATAAAGCTGTGAACAGGATTATCAAAGCAATCAAGAATAAGGAAAAAATAACGATCTACGGAGATTATGATGTTGATGGAACGACTTCAACAGCACTTCTTTATCTCGGTTTGAAGAAACTGCAGGCAATCGTTGATTAT
Proteins encoded in this region:
- the nadC gene encoding carboxylating nicotinate-nucleotide diphosphorylase, whose product is IDFLTKCRAFKKDGDKLIKGEKIAEISGKSSSLLKAERVALNFLQRLSGIATLTARFVEKVSFFNTKILDTRKTTPLLRELEKYAVRCGGGFNHRFGLYDMIMLKENHIRTAGSISKAVESIKKHNTSYKIEVEVTNLKELEEAVNCKIDRIMLDNMPLDEMKEAVKKYSNQIEFEASGNVTLETIEDIAATGVHFISSGALTHSYKSLDISLLFEEKK